Proteins encoded together in one Ailuropoda melanoleuca isolate Jingjing unplaced genomic scaffold, ASM200744v2 unplaced-scaffold7480, whole genome shotgun sequence window:
- the LOC100472143 gene encoding LOW QUALITY PROTEIN: olfactory receptor 2T8 (The sequence of the model RefSeq protein was modified relative to this genomic sequence to represent the inferred CDS: deleted 2 bases in 2 codons) yields MMKALPSVSSFAASLLFEIMNIWNTTSDFILLGLFNHTGAQLFLSVMVLTIAFASLVGNALMLFLIHQDARLHTPMYFLLSQLSLMDMMLVSTIVPKMAADYLTGQKSISPAGCGLQIFFFMSLGGGECFLLAAMSYDRYVAVCHPLRYPILMSWLLCLKMTVGSWFLGAADGLMQAAATLSFSFCDAHEINHFFCEAPTLLRLACADTVVFEYVMYICCVLMLLVPFSLILISYILIFAAVLQMHSREARKKAFATCSSHLCVVGLFYGAAIFIYMRPKSYRLANHDKVVSAFYTIFTPLLNPIIYSLRNSEVKGALRKCMGRCAALKS; encoded by the exons ATGATGAAAGCTTTgccctctgtttcttcatttgcagcATCACTCCTGTTTGAAATCATGAACATTTGGAACACCACCTCAGATTTCATTCTCCTAGGACTCTTTAATCACACAGGAGCCCAACTATTTCTCTCTGTGATGGTTCTGACAATTGCCTTTGCCTCTCTAGTAGGCAATGCCCTCATGCTTTTCCTGATTCACCAGGATGCCCGgctccacacacccatgtacttccTACTGAGCCAACTCTCCCTCATGGACATGATGCTGGTCTCCACCATTGTGCCCAAAATGGCAGCTGACTATTTGACTGGCCAGAAGTCCATCTCCCCTGCTGGCTGTGGGTTGCAGATCTTCTTCTTCATGTCACTGGGAGGGGGTGAGTGCTTCCTCTTA GCAGCCAtgtcctatgaccgctatgtggctgTGTGCCACCCACTGAGATACCCCATTCTCATGAGCTGGCTACTATGCCTGAAAATGACTGTGGGGTCTTGGTTCCTGGGGGCAGCTGATGGGCTCATGCAGGCTGCTGCTACCCTGAGTTTTTCATTCTGTGATGCACATGAGATCAATCATTTCTTTTGTGAGGCCCCTACTCTGCTGCGTTTGGCTTGTGCTGACACAGTTGTTTTTGAGTATGTGATGTACATTTGCTGTGTATTAATGCTCCTGGTCCCATTTTCTCTCATCCTGATTTCCTATATTCTCATCTTTGCTGCAGTTCTCCAGATGCATTCTAGGGAAGCTCGCAAGAAGGCTTTTGCCACCTGCTCTTCACATCTCTGTGTGGTGGGACTATTTTATGGAGCTGCTATTTTCATCTACATGAGACCCAAATCCTATAGGTTAGCTAACCATGATAAAGTAGTATCAGCCTTCTACACT ATCTTCACTCCTTTGTTGAACCCCATCATCTACAGTCTGAGGAATAGTGAAGTCAAGGGAGCCCTGAGAAAGTGTATGGGTCGGTGTGCAGCCCTTAAGTCATGA